TTGTTGCAGTGGGGGAAGCGAACGATGCAGGCGTCTGATCTGCTGGCGAGTCCGGAGCCGGTCCTGCAGGACTGGCTCATGAAGCGCAACTGTTCGGTTTCGCCCAGGCAATTTGTGTTCTTCTATGTTTCGCTGGCGCTGGTCTCCATCGCGATCGCCGTTCTGTTGTTGATCCACGGCGCCTGGCTGGTTATGCCGTTCACCGGCATCGATCTGTTGGTAGTGGGCGGCGCATTCGTCATTCATGCGCGCCATGCTGTCGATTACGAACGTATCAGGCTTTATCCGAACCGGCTGGTGATCGAGCAGA
The Paraburkholderia acidisoli genome window above contains:
- a CDS encoding DUF2244 domain-containing protein yields the protein MQASDLLASPEPVLQDWLMKRNCSVSPRQFVFFYVSLALVSIAIAVLLLIHGAWLVMPFTGIDLLVVGGAFVIHARHAVDYERIRLYPNRLVIEQMSANTLTQFEFNPRWVRVEPGATPRDPVRLVSRGQAVAVGLHLPHYRRAQFARELRTWLARAG